The Triticum aestivum cultivar Chinese Spring chromosome 7B, IWGSC CS RefSeq v2.1, whole genome shotgun sequence genome window below encodes:
- the LOC123156309 gene encoding protein S-acyltransferase 24-like — protein sequence MFITLEVIAMIITGSAAIIRTVSDPASPASFGDWLGYSVVYHTGAVSFFMMDLFIFFGVACLTGVQAYQIARNITTNEMANSMRYTYLRGPAGRFRNPFDHGVRKNCADFLVNGYNEDVERLEHASRTDEEIGMIQMTSAVSQNGEGHSHHGNCDDHACADSHANSNSHTQGGSSQCCDHSKKNERTPFGLGLGLGRNSASRQYIRNLLPL from the exons ATGTTCATCACTCTAGAAGTAATTGCAATGATCATTACTGGTTCTGCTGCCATCATAA GGACTGTAAGTGATCCAGCTTCTCCAGCATCCTTTGGCGATTGGCTTGGCTATTCTGTTGTTTACCATACTGGAGCTGTTTCTTTTTTCATGATGgaccttttcattttctttggtgtTGCATGTCTAACTGGAGTTCAAGCATACCAG atagCAAGGAACATCACGACCAACGAGATGGCCAATTCCATGAGATACACTTATCTAAGAGGCCCAGCTGGCAGATTCAGAAATCCGTTCGACCATGGGGTGCGTAAAAACTGCGCAGACTTCTTGGTAAACGGGTACAATGAGGACGTTGAGCGGCTCGAGCATGCATCACGCACTGACGAAGAAATAGGAATGATACAGATGACAAGTGCAGTCTCACAGAATGGCGAGGGGCATTCCCATCATGGTAATTGCGATGACCATGCTTGTGCTGATTCACATGCCAACTCAAACTCTCACACTCAAGGTGGTTCCTCTCAGTGTTGCGACCACAGCAAGAAGAATGAGAGGACACCATTCGGCCTAGGACTCGGCCTTGGACGAAACAGTGCTTCCCGGCAGTATATCCGGAATCTTCTTCCACTATGA
- the LOC123156311 gene encoding protein S-acyltransferase 24 isoform X1 encodes MASEIEVLEDTTAAAAATPAEVPVAAAVAEEEALKDDVYTAAAYGDLEKLQRLVEAEGRPVGGTDASGYYALQWAVLNNRVAAAQYILEHGGDVNAVDHTGQTALHWSSVRGHIQVAELLLKEGAKVDAADLYGYQATHVAAQYGQTAFIYHIVAKWNADPDVPDNDGRSPLHWAAYKGFADSIRLLLYLDAHRVRQDKEGCTPLHWAAIRGNLEACTVLVQAGKKDDLMVKDKTGLTPAQLAADKNHRQVAFFLDNARRVHDSGCNRNPTFAKLSKVGLAPLLWCIAVVLLATYIHSVIAGQYNMGMPPAFGLFAWSGVFVATAGLVMFYKCSRKDPGYISANTRDSHNQRDDEPLLKMELDNPALLTGNWSQLCITCKIVRPVRSKHCSTCDRCVEQFDHHCPWVSNCVGKKNKWEFFMFITLEVIAMIITGSAAIIRTVSDPASPASFGDWLGYSVVYHTGAVSFFMMDLFIFFGVACLTGVQAYQIARNITTNEMANSMRYTYLRGPAGRFRNPFDHGVRKNCSDFLVNGYNEDVERLEHASRTDEEIGMIQMTSAVSQNGEGNSHHGNCDDHACADSHANSNSHSQGGSSQCCDHSKKNERTPFGLGLGLGRNSASRQYIRNLLPL; translated from the exons ATGGCGTCGGAGATCGAGGTGCTCGAGGACACcaccgccgcggcggcggcgacgcccgcGGAGGTGCCGGTggccgcggcggtggcggaggaggaggcgctCAAGGACGACGTGTAcacggcggcggcgtacggcgatCTGGAGAAGctgcagcggctggtggaggcgGAGGGCCGCCCCGTCGGCGGGACCGACGCCTCCGGCTACTACGCGCTCCAGTGGGCCGTCCTCAACAACCGCGTCGCCGCCGCGCAGTACATCCTCGAG CATGGTGGAGATGTAAATGCTGTGGATCACACTGGGCAGACAGCACTTCACTGGAGTTCTGTACGTGGTCACATACAAGTTGCTGAACTACTTCTGAAAGAGGGAGCTAAGGTGGATGCTGCTGATTTATATGGCTATCAG GCCACACATGTTGCAGCGCAGTATGGTCAGACAGCATTTATTTATCACATTGTTGCAAAATGGAATGCCGATCCAGATGTCCCTGACAACGATGGAAGAAGCCCATTGCACTG GGCTGCTTACAAGGGGTTCGCAGATTCGATACGTCTTCTTTTGTATTTGGATGCTCATAGGGTGCGGCAGGATAAGGAAG GTTGTACTCCTTTACATTGGGCTGCTATCCGGGGTAATCTAGAAGCATGCACTGTGCTAGTTCAGGCTGGGAAAAAGGATGACTTGATGGTGAAAGACAAAACTGGTTTAACTCCAGCACAGCTTGCTGCTGATAAGAATCATCGACAAGTTGCATTTTTTCTT GACAATGCTAGAAGGGTACATGACAGTGGATGTAACAGGAATCCGACATTTGCAAAGCTATCAAAAGTAGGGCTTGCTCCTCTTCTTTGGTGTATCGCTGTTGTATTGCTTGCTACATATATACATTCTGTTATAGCAG GACAATATAACATGGGTATGCCACCAGCATTTGGGCTATTTGCATGGTCCGGAGTTTTCGTTGCAACTGCTGGCTTGGTCATGTTCTATAAATGTAGCAG GAAAGACCCTGGCTACATCAGTGCGAATACAAGAGATTCACATAATCAAAGGGACGAT GAACCCTTGTTGAAGATGGAGTTAGACAATCCTGCACTTCTGACTGGTAACTGGTCACAGCTTTGTATAACCTGCAAA ATTGTCAGACCTGTTCGTTCGAAACATTGTTCTACATGTGATCGCTGTGTTGAGCAGTTTGACCATCACTGCCCCTGGGTATCTAATTGCGTCGGCAAG AAGAACAAATGGGAATTCTTCATGTTCATCACTCTAGAAGTAATTGCAATGATCATTACTGGTTCTGCTGCCATCATAA GGACTGTAAGTGACCCAGCTTCTCCAGCATCCTTTGGCGATTGGCTAGGCTATTCTGTTGTTTACCATACTGGAGCTGTTTCTTTTTTCATGATGgaccttttcattttctttggtgtTGCATGTCTAACAGGAGTTCAAGCGTACCAG ATAGCAAGGAACATCACGACCAACGAGATGGCCAATTCCATGAGATACACTTATCTAAGAGGCCCAGCTGGCAGATTCAGAAATCCGTTCGACCATGGGGTGCGCAAGAACTGCTCAGACTTCTTGGTAAACGGGTACAATGAAGACGTTGAGCGGCTCGAGCATGCATCACGCACTGACGAAGAAATAGGAATGATACAGATGACAAGTGCAGTCTCACAGAATGGCGAGGGCAATTCCCATCATGGTAATTGCGATGACCATGCTTGTGCTGATTCACATGCCAACTCAAACTCTCACAGTCAAGGTGGTTCCTCTCAGTGTTGTGACCACAGCAAGAAGAATGAGAGGACACCGTTCGGCCTAGGGCTGGGCCTTGGACGCAACAGTGCTTCCCGGCAGTATATCCGGAATCTTCTTCCACTATGA
- the LOC123156311 gene encoding protein S-acyltransferase 24 isoform X2, with translation MASEIEVLEDTTAAAAATPAEVPVAAAVAEEEALKDDVYTAAAYGDLEKLQRLVEAEGRPVGGTDASGYYALQWAVLNNRVAAAQYILEHGGDVNAVDHTGQTALHWSSVRGHIQVAELLLKEGAKVDAADLYGYQATHVAAQYGQTAFIYHIVAKWNADPDVPDNDGRSPLHWAAYKGFADSIRLLLYLDAHRVRQDKEGCTPLHWAAIRGNLEACTVLVQAGKKDDLMVKDKTGLTPAQLAADKNHRQVAFFLDNARRVHDSGCNRNPTFAKLSKVGLAPLLWCIAVVLLATYIHSVIAGQYNMGMPPAFGLFAWSGVFVATAGLVMFYKCSRKDPGYISANTRDSHNQRDDEPLLKMELDNPALLTGNWSQLCITCKIVRPVRSKHCSTCDRCVEQFDHHCPWVSNCVGKKNKWEFFMFITLEVIAMIITGSAAIIRTVSDPASPASFGDWLGYSVVYHTGAVSFFMMDLFIFFGVACLTGVQAYQIARNITTNEMANSMRYTYLRGPAGRFRNPFDHGVRKNCSDFLVNGYNEDVERLEHASRTDEEIGMIQMTSAVSQNGEGNSHHVL, from the exons ATGGCGTCGGAGATCGAGGTGCTCGAGGACACcaccgccgcggcggcggcgacgcccgcGGAGGTGCCGGTggccgcggcggtggcggaggaggaggcgctCAAGGACGACGTGTAcacggcggcggcgtacggcgatCTGGAGAAGctgcagcggctggtggaggcgGAGGGCCGCCCCGTCGGCGGGACCGACGCCTCCGGCTACTACGCGCTCCAGTGGGCCGTCCTCAACAACCGCGTCGCCGCCGCGCAGTACATCCTCGAG CATGGTGGAGATGTAAATGCTGTGGATCACACTGGGCAGACAGCACTTCACTGGAGTTCTGTACGTGGTCACATACAAGTTGCTGAACTACTTCTGAAAGAGGGAGCTAAGGTGGATGCTGCTGATTTATATGGCTATCAG GCCACACATGTTGCAGCGCAGTATGGTCAGACAGCATTTATTTATCACATTGTTGCAAAATGGAATGCCGATCCAGATGTCCCTGACAACGATGGAAGAAGCCCATTGCACTG GGCTGCTTACAAGGGGTTCGCAGATTCGATACGTCTTCTTTTGTATTTGGATGCTCATAGGGTGCGGCAGGATAAGGAAG GTTGTACTCCTTTACATTGGGCTGCTATCCGGGGTAATCTAGAAGCATGCACTGTGCTAGTTCAGGCTGGGAAAAAGGATGACTTGATGGTGAAAGACAAAACTGGTTTAACTCCAGCACAGCTTGCTGCTGATAAGAATCATCGACAAGTTGCATTTTTTCTT GACAATGCTAGAAGGGTACATGACAGTGGATGTAACAGGAATCCGACATTTGCAAAGCTATCAAAAGTAGGGCTTGCTCCTCTTCTTTGGTGTATCGCTGTTGTATTGCTTGCTACATATATACATTCTGTTATAGCAG GACAATATAACATGGGTATGCCACCAGCATTTGGGCTATTTGCATGGTCCGGAGTTTTCGTTGCAACTGCTGGCTTGGTCATGTTCTATAAATGTAGCAG GAAAGACCCTGGCTACATCAGTGCGAATACAAGAGATTCACATAATCAAAGGGACGAT GAACCCTTGTTGAAGATGGAGTTAGACAATCCTGCACTTCTGACTGGTAACTGGTCACAGCTTTGTATAACCTGCAAA ATTGTCAGACCTGTTCGTTCGAAACATTGTTCTACATGTGATCGCTGTGTTGAGCAGTTTGACCATCACTGCCCCTGGGTATCTAATTGCGTCGGCAAG AAGAACAAATGGGAATTCTTCATGTTCATCACTCTAGAAGTAATTGCAATGATCATTACTGGTTCTGCTGCCATCATAA GGACTGTAAGTGACCCAGCTTCTCCAGCATCCTTTGGCGATTGGCTAGGCTATTCTGTTGTTTACCATACTGGAGCTGTTTCTTTTTTCATGATGgaccttttcattttctttggtgtTGCATGTCTAACAGGAGTTCAAGCGTACCAG ATAGCAAGGAACATCACGACCAACGAGATGGCCAATTCCATGAGATACACTTATCTAAGAGGCCCAGCTGGCAGATTCAGAAATCCGTTCGACCATGGGGTGCGCAAGAACTGCTCAGACTTCTTGGTAAACGGGTACAATGAAGACGTTGAGCGGCTCGAGCATGCATCACGCACTGACGAAGAAATAGGAATGATACAGATGACAAGTGCAGTCTCACAGAATGGCGAGGGCAATTCCCATCATG TGTTGTGA
- the LOC123156311 gene encoding protein S-acyltransferase 24 isoform X3, whose amino-acid sequence MASEIEVLEDTTAAAAATPAEVPVAAAVAEEEALKDDVYTAAAYGDLEKLQRLVEAEGRPVGGTDASGYYALQWAVLNNRVAAAQYILEHGGDVNAVDHTGQTALHWSSVRGHIQVAELLLKEGAKVDAADLYGYQATHVAAQYGQTAFIYHIVAKWNADPDVPDNDGRSPLHWAAYKGFADSIRLLLYLDAHRVRQDKEGCTPLHWAAIRGNLEACTVLVQAGKKDDLMVKDKTGLTPAQLAADKNHRQVAFFLDNARRVHDSGCNRNPTFAKLSKVGLAPLLWCIAVVLLATYIHSVIAGQYNMGMPPAFGLFAWSGVFVATAGLVMFYKCSRKDPGYISANTRDSHNQRDDEPLLKMELDNPALLTGNWSQLCITCKIVRPVRSKHCSTCDRCVEQFDHHCPWVSNCVGKGLSSSVPDSKEHHDQRDGQFHEIHLSKRPSWQIQKSVRPWGAQELLRLLGKRVQ is encoded by the exons ATGGCGTCGGAGATCGAGGTGCTCGAGGACACcaccgccgcggcggcggcgacgcccgcGGAGGTGCCGGTggccgcggcggtggcggaggaggaggcgctCAAGGACGACGTGTAcacggcggcggcgtacggcgatCTGGAGAAGctgcagcggctggtggaggcgGAGGGCCGCCCCGTCGGCGGGACCGACGCCTCCGGCTACTACGCGCTCCAGTGGGCCGTCCTCAACAACCGCGTCGCCGCCGCGCAGTACATCCTCGAG CATGGTGGAGATGTAAATGCTGTGGATCACACTGGGCAGACAGCACTTCACTGGAGTTCTGTACGTGGTCACATACAAGTTGCTGAACTACTTCTGAAAGAGGGAGCTAAGGTGGATGCTGCTGATTTATATGGCTATCAG GCCACACATGTTGCAGCGCAGTATGGTCAGACAGCATTTATTTATCACATTGTTGCAAAATGGAATGCCGATCCAGATGTCCCTGACAACGATGGAAGAAGCCCATTGCACTG GGCTGCTTACAAGGGGTTCGCAGATTCGATACGTCTTCTTTTGTATTTGGATGCTCATAGGGTGCGGCAGGATAAGGAAG GTTGTACTCCTTTACATTGGGCTGCTATCCGGGGTAATCTAGAAGCATGCACTGTGCTAGTTCAGGCTGGGAAAAAGGATGACTTGATGGTGAAAGACAAAACTGGTTTAACTCCAGCACAGCTTGCTGCTGATAAGAATCATCGACAAGTTGCATTTTTTCTT GACAATGCTAGAAGGGTACATGACAGTGGATGTAACAGGAATCCGACATTTGCAAAGCTATCAAAAGTAGGGCTTGCTCCTCTTCTTTGGTGTATCGCTGTTGTATTGCTTGCTACATATATACATTCTGTTATAGCAG GACAATATAACATGGGTATGCCACCAGCATTTGGGCTATTTGCATGGTCCGGAGTTTTCGTTGCAACTGCTGGCTTGGTCATGTTCTATAAATGTAGCAG GAAAGACCCTGGCTACATCAGTGCGAATACAAGAGATTCACATAATCAAAGGGACGAT GAACCCTTGTTGAAGATGGAGTTAGACAATCCTGCACTTCTGACTGGTAACTGGTCACAGCTTTGTATAACCTGCAAA ATTGTCAGACCTGTTCGTTCGAAACATTGTTCTACATGTGATCGCTGTGTTGAGCAGTTTGACCATCACTGCCCCTGGGTATCTAATTGCGTCGGCAAG GGACT GAGTTCAAGCGTACCAG ATAGCAAGGAACATCACGACCAACGAGATGGCCAATTCCATGAGATACACTTATCTAAGAGGCCCAGCTGGCAGATTCAGAAATCCGTTCGACCATGGGGTGCGCAAGAACTGCTCAGACTTCTTGGTAAACGGGTACAATGA
- the LOC123156311 gene encoding protein S-acyltransferase 24 isoform X4, with the protein MASEIEVLEDTTAAAAATPAEVPVAAAVAEEEALKDDVYTAAAYGDLEKLQRLVEAEGRPVGGTDASGYYALQWAVLNNRVAAAQYILEHGGDVNAVDHTGQTALHWSSVRGHIQVAELLLKEGAKVDAADLYGYQATHVAAQYGQTAFIYHIVAKWNADPDVPDNDGRSPLHWAAYKGFADSIRLLLYLDAHRVRQDKEGCTPLHWAAIRGNLEACTVLVQAGKKDDLMVKDKTGLTPAQLAADKNHRQVAFFLDNARRVHDSGCNRNPTFAKLSKVGLAPLLWCIAVVLLATYIHSVIAGQYNMGMPPAFGLFAWSGVFVATAGLVMFYKCSRKDPGYISANTRDSHNQRDDEPLLKMELDNPALLTGNWSQLCITCKIVRPVRSKHCSTCDRCVEQFDHHCPWVSNCVGKKNKWEFFMFITLEVIAMIITGSAAIIRTEFKRTR; encoded by the exons ATGGCGTCGGAGATCGAGGTGCTCGAGGACACcaccgccgcggcggcggcgacgcccgcGGAGGTGCCGGTggccgcggcggtggcggaggaggaggcgctCAAGGACGACGTGTAcacggcggcggcgtacggcgatCTGGAGAAGctgcagcggctggtggaggcgGAGGGCCGCCCCGTCGGCGGGACCGACGCCTCCGGCTACTACGCGCTCCAGTGGGCCGTCCTCAACAACCGCGTCGCCGCCGCGCAGTACATCCTCGAG CATGGTGGAGATGTAAATGCTGTGGATCACACTGGGCAGACAGCACTTCACTGGAGTTCTGTACGTGGTCACATACAAGTTGCTGAACTACTTCTGAAAGAGGGAGCTAAGGTGGATGCTGCTGATTTATATGGCTATCAG GCCACACATGTTGCAGCGCAGTATGGTCAGACAGCATTTATTTATCACATTGTTGCAAAATGGAATGCCGATCCAGATGTCCCTGACAACGATGGAAGAAGCCCATTGCACTG GGCTGCTTACAAGGGGTTCGCAGATTCGATACGTCTTCTTTTGTATTTGGATGCTCATAGGGTGCGGCAGGATAAGGAAG GTTGTACTCCTTTACATTGGGCTGCTATCCGGGGTAATCTAGAAGCATGCACTGTGCTAGTTCAGGCTGGGAAAAAGGATGACTTGATGGTGAAAGACAAAACTGGTTTAACTCCAGCACAGCTTGCTGCTGATAAGAATCATCGACAAGTTGCATTTTTTCTT GACAATGCTAGAAGGGTACATGACAGTGGATGTAACAGGAATCCGACATTTGCAAAGCTATCAAAAGTAGGGCTTGCTCCTCTTCTTTGGTGTATCGCTGTTGTATTGCTTGCTACATATATACATTCTGTTATAGCAG GACAATATAACATGGGTATGCCACCAGCATTTGGGCTATTTGCATGGTCCGGAGTTTTCGTTGCAACTGCTGGCTTGGTCATGTTCTATAAATGTAGCAG GAAAGACCCTGGCTACATCAGTGCGAATACAAGAGATTCACATAATCAAAGGGACGAT GAACCCTTGTTGAAGATGGAGTTAGACAATCCTGCACTTCTGACTGGTAACTGGTCACAGCTTTGTATAACCTGCAAA ATTGTCAGACCTGTTCGTTCGAAACATTGTTCTACATGTGATCGCTGTGTTGAGCAGTTTGACCATCACTGCCCCTGGGTATCTAATTGCGTCGGCAAG AAGAACAAATGGGAATTCTTCATGTTCATCACTCTAGAAGTAATTGCAATGATCATTACTGGTTCTGCTGCCATCATAA GGACT GAGTTCAAGCGTACCAG ATAG